A window of Lodderomyces elongisporus chromosome 8, complete sequence genomic DNA:
agattttgttaaaaaagggggaaaaaataaataaaggaaaaattgtTCATTGCTTAAAGGCGAAGGGTGCGGTATATTATATTCTATGGTGTCTGTAGGTCGTGTGCTTTTGTACAATTACTTTCCTCTCTCTATAGCTTATCTTATCTCTCTCGtcaaaattgttttgttgtttttgttttctgttgtttTACTTGCTTTTTGGTCTCCAGGTTTCACCACCacctattgttgttgttgctattgttgctattgtgatgatggtggtggtggtctGATGTAGATCAAGAATCCACTCTTGACACCAACCTTGGTATACAACAATTGGGCTCTatgattttcaaattgcGTAGACCAGTAACATTTCTTGCAATTGAGTCTATCTGCCTCTTTGTAAACGTATTCGATCAATTCGCGTCCTACACCCTTTAATCTGCTGGTTTCGCTGACAAATAAGTCATTTAAGTACAAGGCGTTTTCAATAGTCCAAGTATTACGATGTGTCAAGTAGTTGGCAAATCCAATAATCTTGTTAGTTGCTGGGTCGATTGCAACTATGGAGTATACTGGTTCGTTTGGGTCCAAAAACCTGTTGAATGTAGTGTTTGAGATTTCCGCAGTGATTTTGTGCAGTGATTTGTAAAATTCAATGTATCCTTGAGGACCGGTCCAGAGCTGGAGCCATTGGTCTGTGTCCTTTTCTTCGATTGGTCTAATTACTACTGACATTGTAGAAAGTGGTGGGGGAGGGattttttgtaaatataAATCTAAAgtagaaagaaacaaaaaaggacaagaatagaaaagaattgaaaagaattgaaaagaattgaaaagaattgaaaagaattgaaaagaattgaaaagaattgaaaagaattgaaaagaattgaaaagaattgaaaaaaaaaaagttgagaGATTGGAAtgattattgtttttatatGAGGAGAAGGCTGTTGAATGGATTGGTTCTTGGTACTATGTATGACTAATTCTATgcctttttcattttcacttttatttgattttttgaaagCGGCTATCAGATCCCgtatttataatttttttttaaaaaaaaaaaaaaagaggaatcAAATAGGGGTTAGGGACGGATAAAGAGAGTGTGAGTATGAGTATTTGTAGTAGTTTTTGAGAGGAATGGCGATAAAAATGAATTCCCAATATAGAGATTGCCGCTAGCAAATAATGCTGTTTTTCCAATTACAAgataaagcaaaaaaagtaaaacagaaaaaattgGGTTAATAGTTGCAAGTATATGTTCACTCTAAAGAACTTTGTAATCTGAAAAGCGATTGTCGTTGTACATCTTGTTTATGAATTGATTTTGGGTTTGCTAAAGAAAtaccccttttttttccccgaAACTATTCTTTATAGTGAAGTCAACTTATTGTCAAAACTATAGATTTAAAATCAAGTATGTTTTAAAAACAGAGCTCACATATATATCGCTattgaaaattaaataGAAAATTGGCGCGCGATTGATGCAAAAAACCCGTTTTCTacacaacatcaacaataaatttgttgaattggGAAAAAATTACTATTAAAAACAACTAATACATagattcaaatttgtcCACTATGTATGATAGGTTACAGTTTCTGCAATTCCTTATACTCTGCTAACTCTAGCTCTGTCTTTcgttttctcttctttgtcttcttccTGTTTGTGCATCCAGTAACTATCCTTCTATAGTGTATCACGTGCTTAAATACACGTGCAATGTTACagttgtgtgtgttttcagaactaaatttttgaatttcaCCAACACCTTTCTATATCCCTATATCTAAACACgtctttcaatttgttaAATATTACATGTCAATTGACCGAAGTAGCCATAGTTCAATGCTGATATAATTACCAAAAGTAGGCAAGGTGTGAAACACATTAGCTTGAGCCAAGtctaaaatataaaataaaataaaacgtTCAGTAttgcaaattcaaattatGTATGTAAGTATGGATTTAACTATACATATTGTCAAGACAAatcgtttcttttttttttctgttctttCTCCAATACTTTCAAACAACTGTGCGTGTAATACTCCAAAGTTGAAAACATACTAGTAACATTGTAATGAGTCACGTGAGAGGTACGAACTGTGTGTGTAGGGCTAGCAAATTTGTAAGATACATTAGGGAGTGCAGGATTCAAATGTCCATTGTCGAAGTGAGCACATAGGAATTATACTGTGGtccacaaccacaattttttattttttaaaaagaaaacaacaaaaatcaagaaaaagaaaaccaataaattgaaaaaaaagggactGCTATAGACTATTATAACCAACAAGTTGATTGTATATTCAAAAGCTAGTAAATAATGTCTCGACCAGGTATTAATACCAATAACAAAGATGATATCAGCCCCATCTCGGACTCAAGGAGGAACGTTCAAACTCAACATGTAAATCTTAAAGTACAAAACTATTTAACTCAGCATGTTATGGGACCTTTGTCACGCTATTCAGAAATGCGTgtacaagaagaaacaaagctCAGAAACAAGTACAACTTTAAAAAGTGGAAGCGAGCTCTTCTTGAATATGCTGCATGGACCTCTCAGGACCTTGTCAACTTTATTAATGACTCTAAACCAAAAAGAGATACGTTTACTGTTAACCCTGACTTCAATAAGATTATTCATCACCTAATTTCCCGTAcggttgatgatgaaatttttaaaagCATCAATTGTAAACAGTTGTTTGGTAAAGAAGCTTACATTTGGATATGCAGTCAGTACGATACTCTTGAGAGTCgtgatatttttttcatgaTCAATGACATTTTGAACCAAGCTGCTGATAGCACAAAACCTTCCGGAGAGAGAGCAAAATTGTTTGATCAAGCTTGGGACTACTTTTTGGAGTTGGATGAGGATACCAAGGATTGTGTAAAGCACTTGTTTTGGATGCATGGACAATCCCCCAAGGTTGAGGAAAAATTCAAAGAGTTCAATGTGCAACTTAGTGAGAAAAATCTTCTTGGTTTTGCGGATGAGGATGGTgttttaaacaaaaaagtaaatgcACTTGATGTCGTACACCCCTCAACCACAAAAAAGATTTGTACAGATGAAAAGGACGTGGAAGAAATTTGGAACATTGAATGTTTTAATTGCCATGGATATGGTCACAAGGCTCGAGCATGTCCATCTCCCCGAGGAAGAGACAAAACTGAGATTGGTGAAGGTAAATCTAAGAAAAGACGGGTTTCGGCAATGGTTCAATCAAACTCGAATTCCTCTGCTTTTGATGCCAAAGGTATTGCCAAGCAGGTTATTGAACTCAAAACTGCAACTAATTGGTGTGGTGATAAACCTACCGACCCTGTGGTCAGTACAGTGGTTTTTGCTAATTTCAGTCTACCTGCTAAtgcattgttgttgaatatGGGAACAACGGCGTCTGTAGTAAAAGATATTAATGCGTTGCATTTTTATCAGCCTTTCGATACCCCTCGGTATGCAAGGACTAGTGCAGGTACACCTATGAAAGTACTTGGTTGTGGTATGTTGATATTGGAGCTGAGATCATTTCGCATTCGTATTGCGAATGTTGGATACGTTCCTCAGCTCAACTATAGTGTGATCAGTGCAAGAGAGCTAATACAGGATGATGAAAACATCGTATTCTCAGGTGATAAGGTTACTCATAGTACCTATGGAGAGATTGGCACTGGCCTGGTCATGTACGAATGTACGATGAAAGTGATCTACAACACTCATCATTTGTTGCACTAGTGCATAGTATCTctctctgtttctttttattgtttgagGTTTTTTTTACGTGGATATACTatttggaaagaaagaaaaaaaagtaaaaaaaacgaaTAAGAATAAGCAAGAGACTCTTGTTTGATAGAGAGTATTGGCGGATGGAAATTATGGTAAGAAGAGGGTGATTGCAGTTTCAAGAGGATCTAGATTTGACCCAAGTGGTATTATAAGTAAtacaaatagcaggaaTAATATTAGTTTTATTACAGCCTCCACTACCCAGTGGGTAAGGATAGCCtttgaaagcaaaaagaaatatgtatatatatatatatatgtaaattAAGTAAATTATTTCAGTGTGTGTAGGTTGCACCCTACCAAGTGGTCCAATCAAGATATTGTTAGTATACGAATCggattaattttttaattttttttttaagttaTTGAGGGAGGTTCTTCCTTCCCAATGCCAGTGCTTCACTTTTATCTACCTTTTGTAAATATTTGCTAGATACTTGTTATGTATCAAGTTTAAAGTCCGGattattctatttcttttgtacGTTTCTTTacagtattttttttttttttcaaatttctttttattagTTTTTGGACTTCCATGGCTTATTCGGTAAACTTTTTTTATGAAAACCACATAAAGTTTCAAATCGGTTTCAAAACTTACAAATTGTACCTAAATACTCACAAGGTCTACACTACCCTTGagtaagaaaaaatgatataaagaagaaagacaatAAGAACCAATATGTAAGATGAGATTGGGCAACAGAATCAACTAATCAATTCTGGACATATACACCCCCTTTCTACtcccttgtttttttttttttaaaaaaagataaaccTTCTGTTATACCAAAATCTAATCTGGCAATGTtgcaaaaagttttttatttttatttttttggctttttttgttttctttcaaacAAAAGCACTATGAGATCATTGCTGCAAATACTGCAtagtatatataaatatttgtatcttaatattattatgtgtgtgtgtatacaTAATACTAACATTTATTTGTAATGTAATataaacaagaacaatagATATCCTTACCGTTTGgttacaaaaacaaaaaatttgcaaagaagaagaagaagaagaagaagaagaaacaggagaaaaaagacgTTGAGATGTCATTTGCATGAAGTAATGTCCATTGCATTTTCTTCGCTATGCACTGCTTATGGTGATAGAGCAACTGctctactttttctttcttcatttgCTACACTGTCTTTATCAAACACTCTTTCATATTTTTACCTTTGTCCAGCTACATTTTGTAGtgtaaatcaaaaaaaaaaagagtattCTCTCTGGTCAAGGCAAGTAAATAGTTTTATATATCcaatttgtcttttttttcgggACAGAAACAAGTGAGACTGTAAATCTGAGAATGAGAATATGtgcaaaaaatatatataaccgTATATCAATTTTGTGTAATATACCGAATAGTGCAACGTGCAATTTGTcgtcatcaccatcaccatcatcatcattacccaccaccaccatcactaGTATTACTATCTGCAACGTCATAATCTTTTGATATCAATAACCATCCTGTGTTGACACAAAAAACCAAGGCTTGTTCTTATTCTATTTTcctgtttttctttttctttttctttttcttttccctctttGCTGAGACTACTTCTGGCTATGATGTCAGAGCTAAGCAAACTATGTTACTCTTGAATAGTAACAATTGTAAGCTGAAGGATGAAAAAAGGAGGAGAACTacgaacaacaacaacaacaacaacaacaacacaagTAGAGCAGACGAGACGTAGAACACATGTGTGCAGAAAGCAATGTAAGATAATTAGCAATGGAGAGCAGTGGTCCATAAACTGTGTAGTGTTGGCCAAGTTCATTGCAAACATTGATGATAGTGTCACCTAGCATTATTAGTTGCAACATTCTAGGGTTTATTCTTTTAGTACTTGGTGAAGATTAGGAAGATAAGAGGCTTTAACAAGGATTTTACAAAGTATAGAACggaaataataatattaataataataaagaagaaaatagcATAACCAAATATTAggaaattgttgatattaGCTTATCCCGCCTTGGTTAGGTGTAGTTTGCATTAATGACAAAGAGTACAagatacacacacacacacagagagagagggtaGTAAAAAATAAGGATGGCGTATTCACAAGGCACCAAATTCAATATGATAATAGTGAATAACAAGGACTTCTAAAATAGGTAGAAAAGTATTGAAATATTCAGTAACTTATACTTATCTTCTTTACCCATATCTAACATTGTCCTCTATTATCAAAAATACtacaaaccaaaaccaaaaaccaCGAGCCCTTGTCCCTTTGTCCTTTGCCCTTTGTCCTTCCCCTCCTCCCTCCTCCACTTCCTTCTCTTTACTGTCAGTCATAGTTATTGAGCAGTTGGTTGGTTTATGATTGGCAGCATTTCAACTCTTTAACTCTTTAACTCtttaattattttgtaTTATGATTTGTATATCCTGCATAATGTCAAGTTGTGAGATTCTTCCGGACGTAACAAGTAAACCCAAACACCAGTACACAACAACTACATCTCTCCGAAGAATCtaaaattttatattttatgtttagatcaccaccaccaccccACACATAGACATAGACATAGACATACTgataccaaaaaaagaaaagttctATTAAAAGTATAGGGGTTGTATAGAGCACAAAGTAAAGTTATTAAAGATACAAGATACAAGAGACACCCACAATTAAGGAAGCCATTTTGGATGACAGCCACAATGATCCCCATTACATAATAAAGTCGTCTAACACCACATCCTTACCTCCTCCTCTGCTTccaccaaaaagaaaaataaaattttaattttggaaaagttaAACCCGCCCGCCTCAATGATATTGTGGATCGCGGatagaaaaggaaaagaaaagtagtaatagtattaGCACtaacaaatgaaaaaaaaaatagaagtgttagaaaagaaaagagtgcGGAGAAAGGAGATAGCAAGTCAATTTCACCTCCTATTGAACATTTCTCCTTCCAGTTTTATCAACATCTacttttcctcctttcttctttctcctttccCTTCATCTCACTCTTTACAATGTATCAAGACATTCTGGTACTAGAGTTAGTAATTAGGTAAGGTGTGTATATTATACCATCTCTTGACatataaatgtatatatacaggTGTCATATACTAAGTTACTCTACACTTCTGTATGATGGCAATGCAAGGAAATActatattatatttttattatttatttattttatttatttcattttttttttttacttccgACACTTTAAGAAGACCTTATCCAAAACACTCTAAGCAGCAATTGACatttttaatatttaatatttataatttataattaattaaataaaaataaaaaataaaaatgaaaagaaaaagaaacgagagaaactaaaaaaaagaaaaaaaaaagaaatttggaAACTCTGGGTGAAACGATGATAAGTGTTCTCCCGATtaaccaaaaaataaataaaaaaataaaaaaaataaaaaaataaaaaggatgGCTGCACATCACTCAACCTTCTCCTTTGaaagttgcagttgtttcAACATAGACATAGATTGagtatattatatatatatatatatgacaTGGATTCCCCcctctcctcctcctcttgcttctctttcttcttcttttgtcgTTTCCTCAACTTGATCTTATTTCTTTAAGCACTTGTCATTATCAACTACTTTTACTATAAAGAAGTATCATCTTTGAATCAATCGTTACTACAGCATTACGATAGTTGAGATCTACTctttaattaaaaaaataataatcaaATAAACTCAAACCTTTATTTCATAAACAaccacacatatatatatataacaaACTAAAGATGTCTACAGATTCACAATACTGGGCTTACGACAATATTGTCCCATCCTTCCGTCTCGATGGCCGTCTCGCTATACTTACTGGTGGCTCTGGTGGTCTTGCCGCAGTAGTGGCACGTGCCTTGCTCGCCAAGGGTGCAGATGTTGCACTTGTCGATATGAACCTCGAACGTACACAACAAGCAGCCAAGGATGTGCTAATCTGGGGTGAAGAACAGATGAAGGGCAAGAATGAATCGCCTATTGGCCAAGTTAGTGCTTGGGCATGTAATATTGGTGACGCTGAGTCTGTTGAACTCACATTTAAGGCCATCAATGAGCACCACGCCAAGATTGCTGACTTGTTGGTGAACTCTGCCGGATACGCTGAAAACTTTCCAGCTGAAGAATACCCAGCTGCCAATGCCGAAGCCATCATGAAGGTGAATGGCCTTGGTGCTTTTTACGTGTCACAATCATTTGCTAGAGCTTTGATTGCAAACAATAAGCCAGGTTCCATCATTTTGATTGGATCCATGTCCGGTACCATTGTCAATGacccacaaccacaatgtatGTACAACATGTCCAAAGCAGGTGTCATTCACCTTTGCAGATCCTTGGCTGTTGAATGGGCCAAATACAATATCAGAGTCAATACATTGAGTCCTGGCTACATTTTGACTCCATTGACAAGAAACGTTATTAGCGGACACGCTGACATGAAGGCTGAGTGGGAAAGCAAGATTCCAATGAAGAGAATGGCTGAGCCAAAGGAGTTTGTAGGCTCCATCTTGTACTTGGCCTCAGACAGTGCCAGCTCATACACCACTGGACACAATTTGGTTGTTGATGGTGGTTACGAATGTTGGtgagctttttttttttcattaagAATGTGCATGGGGTAGTGGTGtgggaaataaaaattaaagaactttattaaaaaaaaaaagggataaaaaaagatggatAAAGAAcaccttctttttgttttttattttttgttttgacaGGAGTAAATACTTCTACAGTTACTGATTAATTACTTTTTACAGTATACTTAATGCAATGATTtgagatttttttttttttatttgaccaaaattactactacaaatctattagtttttttttattattatataacctttttctttttacttttatagACTTATTTGATAGACGCAAGAAAAGactaaaaaaattagaaatagagagttttatcttttgacaattgtaaaatttttgttgaaatttttgaatctggaaaattaaaaaacaagtaGTTGTAAACTTATGTTTATGTAAAACAGTTTGTGATAaatgaagaattgaaatcAAGGGTGTGAGCTCAGATCGGATTATTGATCGGAATAACATACGGAGATTTGAATActtatatgtatatatatacaaatcgGCTGTGCACGTGATATACAATATTGCAACGTACTATATGAGTAAaattcttcctctttttcttttcccctctctttattttgcGACACGACAATGACATTGACATTGTCATTTATATTGTCATTGACACATATACTTCGAAGACGTTGATGCAATACAACTTTCTTTGTAGTTGATGTGTTTTAGCAAGAACTAACTTTTTCTACAAATTGGCACAATCAATAAAGgttgaaaaaatcaaaagaaaaaaaattgatagTCACCtttaaaagtaaaagataCAGTTATGTACTGGAATAGATAGTCACTCATTTCTCGTGTTCCtaattctctctttctttttcttttcttttcttttcttttctttctcaacTGACTCAGTCAAATCAGGTAATGTGATACAAATTTGGTGCCAGAAAAGTTTACCATTACGCGGTTGGCGATATGGATCGAGGAGGCataaactcttttttttataaaagaATGGGGAaataaccaaaaagaaaaatcacGAGGCGTATACTTTCTATGCTGTTGCTTGAACAAGTTCTATAATATGTCTCGTATTTCCAGCGCC
This region includes:
- the HPA3 gene encoding D-amino-acid N-acetyltransferase, with the translated sequence MSVVIRPIEEKDTDQWLQLWTGPQGYIEFYKSSHKITAEISNTTFNRFLDPNEPVYSIVAIDPATNKIIGFANYLTHRNTWTIENALYLNDLFVSETSRLKGVGRELIEYVYKEADRLNCKKCYWSTQFENHRAQLLYTKVGVKSGFLIYIRPPPPSSQ